A single region of the Thermococcus paralvinellae genome encodes:
- a CDS encoding M20 metallopeptidase family protein produces the protein MNPVEEALKIKEQIIAWRRDFHMYPELKYEEERTSKIVEEHLKEWGYKIKRVGTGIIADIGEDDKRIALRADMDALPVQEENDVPYKSKVPGKMHACGHDAHTAMLLGAAKIIAEHEDKLQNGVRLIFQPAEEGGNGALNMIEAGALEGVDAIFGIHVWMDLPSGVFGIREGPVLAGAGTFSIKIKGKGGHGAAPHETVDPIPIAAQAILAFQTIVSRNLNPIETGVVSVCAVQGGTAFNVIPEEVEMKGTHRFFSEEVRKLIEIRMDEILRGLTSAHGATYELDIKELVPPTINHPRMTEFVRKVALKYDMRVGEVAKSMGAEDFAYYLQKVPGVFIQLGIRNERKGVIYPHHHPKFDVDEDVLHLGTALEIALAFEFSNL, from the coding sequence ATGAATCCCGTTGAAGAGGCCTTAAAAATTAAAGAACAGATTATAGCGTGGCGTAGAGATTTCCACATGTATCCGGAGCTCAAATATGAAGAGGAGAGAACTTCTAAGATTGTCGAAGAACATTTGAAAGAGTGGGGTTATAAGATTAAGCGCGTCGGGACAGGAATAATAGCCGATATTGGAGAGGATGATAAAAGAATAGCTCTTAGAGCAGATATGGACGCTCTGCCAGTTCAAGAGGAAAATGACGTCCCCTACAAGTCTAAAGTCCCAGGAAAGATGCATGCTTGTGGACACGACGCTCACACTGCCATGCTCTTGGGAGCTGCAAAAATCATAGCTGAACATGAAGACAAACTCCAAAATGGTGTTAGGTTGATATTCCAGCCAGCTGAAGAAGGAGGTAATGGAGCTTTAAATATGATTGAAGCTGGTGCTCTAGAAGGAGTTGATGCAATCTTTGGAATACATGTATGGATGGACTTGCCAAGCGGAGTTTTTGGAATTAGGGAGGGACCAGTCTTAGCAGGGGCTGGAACATTCAGCATTAAAATAAAAGGGAAAGGTGGTCACGGAGCTGCACCTCATGAGACTGTTGATCCTATTCCAATTGCTGCCCAAGCAATTTTAGCATTCCAAACAATTGTAAGCAGAAATCTCAATCCAATTGAGACGGGTGTTGTGAGTGTGTGCGCAGTCCAAGGGGGCACTGCTTTTAACGTTATTCCAGAAGAGGTCGAAATGAAAGGCACTCATCGCTTTTTCAGTGAGGAGGTTAGGAAGTTAATAGAGATAAGGATGGACGAAATTTTGAGAGGTTTAACTTCAGCTCATGGAGCAACATATGAGCTTGACATCAAAGAGCTTGTTCCACCGACGATAAATCATCCAAGAATGACGGAATTCGTGAGAAAAGTAGCTTTAAAATATGATATGAGGGTTGGAGAGGTTGCCAAATCTATGGGTGCAGAGGATTTCGCATATTATCTCCAAAAAGTTCCTGGAGTTTTCATACAATTGGGAATTAGAAACGAAAGGAAGGGTGTAATCTATCCACACCATCATCCAAAATTCGATGTTGACGAAGATGTTCTTCATTTAGGAACTGCGCTAGAAATTGCATTGGCTTTTGAATTTTCAAATTTATAA
- the ppsA gene encoding phosphoenolpyruvate synthase, whose amino-acid sequence MAYKFIKWFEELSKEDVPLVGGKGANLGEMTRAGIPVPPGFCVTAEAYKYFVENVKVEDGRTLQEWIMDIISKTNVDDSKQLQENTAKIREKIISLPMPEEIEKEIREAYKELSQRFGKDEVYVAVRSSATAEDLPEASFAGQQETYLDVLGADDVIDKVKKCWASLWTARATFYREKQGFDHMKVYLSAVVQKMVNSEKSGVMFTANPVTNNRNEIMINASWGLGEAVVSGSVTPDEYIVEKGTWKIKEKFIAKKEVMVVRNPETKKGTVYVKVAEYLGPEWVEKQVLTDEQIIEVAKIGAKIEEHYGWPQDIEWAYDKDDGKLYIVQSRPITTLKEEVSGEEVEEVEEAEVILKGLGASPGIGAGKVVVIFDASEIDKVKEGDILVTTMTNPDMVPAMKRAAAIVTDEGGRTSHAAIVSRELGIPCVVGTKEATKKLKTGDYVTVDGTRGLVYKGIVKSLVKKEKEEKAEGKVVVAGAPLVTGTMVKVNVSMPEVAERAAATGADGVGLLRAEHMILTIGQHPIKFIKEGKFDELVEKLADGIRTVAAAFYPRPVWYRTLDAPTNEFKEMPGGEDEPDERNPMLGWRGIRRSLDQPELLKAEFTAIKKVVEEGYNNVGVMLPLVSHPYQIREAKRIAREVGLEPHKDVAFGVMIEVPAAAIIIEDLIKEGIDFISFGTNDLTQYTLALDRDNERVAKLYDETHPAVLKLIKHVIKVCKKYGVETSICGQAGSDPKMARILVRLGIDSISANPDAVELIRKVVAQEERKIMLEAARRQIFKDEEDLF is encoded by the coding sequence ATGGCGTACAAATTCATAAAGTGGTTTGAGGAACTGAGCAAGGAAGATGTGCCACTTGTTGGTGGAAAGGGTGCAAACCTTGGAGAAATGACAAGGGCTGGAATTCCAGTTCCACCAGGGTTCTGTGTTACAGCTGAGGCATACAAGTACTTTGTTGAAAATGTTAAGGTCGAAGATGGAAGAACACTCCAAGAGTGGATTATGGACATAATCAGCAAGACCAACGTTGACGACTCAAAGCAATTACAAGAAAACACCGCCAAGATTAGAGAGAAGATCATTTCACTTCCAATGCCAGAAGAAATTGAAAAGGAAATTAGAGAAGCTTACAAAGAGCTTAGTCAAAGATTTGGTAAGGATGAGGTTTACGTTGCTGTCAGATCATCAGCTACCGCTGAAGACTTACCTGAGGCTTCATTCGCTGGTCAGCAGGAGACATACTTAGACGTTCTCGGTGCTGATGACGTTATTGATAAAGTTAAGAAGTGTTGGGCTTCACTCTGGACTGCAAGAGCTACCTTCTATAGAGAGAAGCAAGGATTTGATCACATGAAGGTTTACCTCTCAGCAGTGGTTCAGAAGATGGTCAACAGCGAGAAGAGCGGTGTTATGTTCACAGCTAACCCAGTTACAAACAACAGAAATGAGATTATGATTAACGCTTCTTGGGGACTTGGTGAAGCTGTCGTTAGCGGTTCAGTTACACCAGACGAGTACATCGTCGAGAAGGGAACATGGAAGATTAAGGAGAAGTTCATCGCAAAGAAGGAAGTTATGGTTGTTAGAAACCCAGAGACTAAAAAAGGAACCGTTTACGTTAAGGTTGCTGAGTACCTCGGCCCAGAGTGGGTTGAGAAGCAAGTCCTCACAGACGAACAGATAATTGAAGTCGCTAAGATTGGTGCAAAGATTGAGGAGCACTACGGATGGCCACAGGACATCGAGTGGGCTTATGACAAGGATGATGGAAAGCTCTACATTGTCCAATCAAGACCAATTACAACACTCAAAGAAGAAGTCAGCGGAGAAGAAGTTGAGGAAGTTGAAGAGGCAGAGGTTATTCTCAAGGGTCTCGGCGCTTCACCCGGAATTGGTGCAGGTAAAGTTGTCGTAATCTTTGATGCCAGTGAGATCGACAAGGTCAAAGAAGGAGACATTCTTGTTACAACCATGACAAACCCAGATATGGTTCCAGCAATGAAGAGAGCTGCTGCAATTGTAACAGATGAAGGTGGAAGAACAAGCCACGCTGCAATCGTTTCAAGAGAGCTTGGAATTCCATGTGTTGTTGGTACAAAGGAGGCGACCAAGAAACTCAAGACTGGTGATTACGTCACAGTTGATGGTACAAGAGGTCTCGTTTACAAGGGAATCGTCAAGAGCCTTGTCAAGAAGGAGAAAGAAGAGAAGGCCGAAGGAAAGGTTGTCGTTGCAGGCGCTCCACTCGTCACAGGAACAATGGTCAAGGTCAATGTTTCAATGCCGGAGGTCGCTGAGAGAGCTGCTGCAACAGGTGCAGACGGTGTTGGACTGCTTAGAGCTGAACACATGATCCTCACAATCGGACAGCACCCAATCAAGTTCATCAAGGAAGGAAAGTTCGACGAGCTCGTTGAGAAGCTCGCTGATGGCATCAGAACAGTTGCAGCTGCATTCTATCCAAGACCAGTCTGGTATAGAACATTAGATGCTCCAACAAACGAGTTCAAGGAGATGCCAGGTGGAGAAGACGAGCCAGACGAGAGAAACCCAATGCTCGGATGGAGAGGAATTAGAAGAAGCCTCGACCAGCCAGAGCTCCTTAAGGCAGAGTTCACTGCAATCAAGAAGGTCGTTGAGGAAGGCTACAACAACGTCGGTGTAATGCTCCCACTCGTCAGCCATCCATACCAGATCAGAGAAGCAAAGAGGATTGCAAGAGAAGTCGGCCTTGAGCCACACAAGGATGTTGCCTTTGGTGTCATGATTGAGGTTCCAGCAGCTGCAATAATCATTGAGGACCTTATCAAGGAGGGAATTGATTTCATAAGCTTCGGTACAAACGACCTCACCCAGTACACACTCGCTCTTGATAGAGACAACGAGAGAGTTGCAAAGCTCTACGATGAGACACACCCAGCTGTGCTTAAGCTCATCAAGCACGTCATTAAGGTCTGTAAGAAGTACGGCGTTGAGACAAGCATCTGTGGACAGGCAGGAAGTGATCCAAAGATGGCAAGAATCCTTGTCAGACTTGGAATTGACAGCATCTCAGCCAACCCAGATGCCGTTGAATTAATCAGAAAGGTCGTTGCACAAGAAGAGCGCAAGATAATGCTCGAGGCTGCAAGAAGGCAAATCTTTAAGGACGAAGAAGACCTCTTCTGA
- a CDS encoding DUF6798 domain-containing protein yields the protein MKKEKIYLILLLLISFIIRLIPHRTLLLAVYDEYLHRDITLRIVNEGIGVISKDIGSLLGLKAYSYPPLFHIVGALVYKLFPTEYVFFILPAVYGTISVGLFYLLSKEIFGSNKKALLATTFLAFAPNFVYRTSLYIPENLGLVIFITGMILLVRFLKSWDYKYIIGLLVLLPIYMVTHRGWVFFVAVAVIMLFIHLIPWIKKNLHYFALAVLIGVVLYFIPPINHFIAGLLLRMPKEEVTALGYLKWIGVVQLIFGVLATKKYLKSDPIRQGIVLWAWTFMIAGATAFRFRDPYASLPLSIMAAEFFYDEFLPNLNTWLNAVIKDASGKGAELFKRIVLSKKTRALIIAALILVPIAQGAYSSYKYIIPPTVKDREAFEWIKENTPPDAVFLTWWDVGYLLIGNTHRKDIVMWKKVYQGFFEKAPDPREAIQAYNDVVTMFGTVQRERVYKLMEKYNATYVYSDRRMRSLGLIKYGLMEYIAYDTHFKTLFVNGNSEIYKFIPNPPLKPYDLNPLNYTGEYSAIVNFLEKFWTGYNYADFDNGYKADFFLNARIAQLYAYLYQKTSNDELKKRYEWLLNWLAYKQLDNGGFPEGIPPNDFTLYTAFTMEPLKDLPFEGKDKTLSYLKSRIKGDYIMTTPKDKKGDLFAEAQMLPILYELGVLNETTTNNLVEKILEEQRDDGSWKKSLGGTIVTAFGLARYYQLSGDERVLPAIKKAAEWISTWQEENGRFKGESGYGYSRATYANVLFVYHVAGMKDKEEQMLKIIEETYDLQKEPRPLQATLDILRALEYSYGFERALNILENILELHPF from the coding sequence GTGAAGAAGGAAAAAATATACCTCATTCTATTGCTCCTAATCTCATTCATAATAAGGCTCATACCTCACAGGACTCTCTTACTGGCAGTATATGACGAATATCTACATAGGGATATAACCCTGAGGATCGTCAACGAAGGAATAGGTGTGATTTCAAAAGATATTGGCTCGCTCCTTGGGCTTAAAGCATACAGCTATCCTCCTCTCTTCCATATAGTCGGAGCCCTTGTGTACAAGCTCTTTCCAACTGAGTATGTGTTCTTCATCCTTCCAGCAGTTTATGGCACGATAAGTGTAGGTCTTTTCTATCTGCTCTCAAAGGAGATTTTTGGGAGTAACAAAAAAGCCCTCCTAGCCACGACTTTTCTAGCCTTTGCTCCAAATTTTGTATATAGAACAAGCCTCTATATCCCAGAAAACCTTGGACTTGTGATTTTCATAACCGGAATGATACTTCTTGTGAGATTTCTCAAAAGCTGGGACTATAAATATATAATAGGATTATTGGTTTTATTGCCAATTTACATGGTCACCCACAGAGGTTGGGTCTTCTTCGTTGCAGTTGCTGTAATAATGCTCTTTATTCATCTAATTCCTTGGATAAAGAAAAACCTCCACTACTTTGCCTTGGCTGTGCTGATAGGTGTAGTACTATACTTCATCCCCCCAATAAACCACTTTATCGCTGGTCTCCTGCTGAGAATGCCAAAAGAGGAAGTTACAGCCCTGGGATACCTTAAATGGATCGGTGTCGTTCAGTTAATCTTTGGGGTACTTGCAACTAAAAAATACCTTAAAAGCGATCCCATAAGACAGGGAATTGTACTCTGGGCCTGGACTTTCATGATTGCCGGAGCTACAGCATTTAGGTTCAGGGATCCATACGCTTCCTTGCCACTTTCAATTATGGCTGCTGAATTTTTCTACGATGAGTTCCTTCCAAATCTAAACACTTGGCTGAATGCTGTAATCAAAGATGCAAGTGGAAAAGGTGCTGAGCTGTTTAAGAGAATTGTTTTGAGCAAGAAAACAAGAGCGTTGATTATTGCTGCACTCATACTTGTTCCAATTGCTCAGGGAGCATATTCCTCATATAAATACATAATCCCCCCAACGGTGAAGGATAGAGAAGCCTTCGAGTGGATTAAGGAAAATACACCTCCAGACGCAGTATTCCTGACATGGTGGGATGTCGGTTATCTCCTAATTGGAAACACTCACAGAAAGGACATTGTTATGTGGAAGAAGGTCTATCAAGGATTTTTTGAAAAAGCACCCGATCCAAGAGAGGCCATACAAGCATATAATGACGTTGTAACGATGTTTGGAACAGTACAGAGAGAAAGAGTGTATAAGCTCATGGAAAAGTACAATGCAACCTATGTTTATTCGGATAGGAGAATGAGAAGCTTAGGTTTAATCAAATATGGCCTAATGGAATACATAGCCTATGATACACATTTTAAAACTCTCTTTGTTAATGGAAACTCCGAAATCTACAAGTTCATTCCAAACCCACCACTAAAGCCCTATGACCTAAACCCACTCAACTATACAGGAGAATATTCAGCAATTGTTAACTTTTTGGAGAAGTTCTGGACTGGATATAACTATGCAGACTTTGACAATGGATACAAAGCCGACTTCTTCCTAAATGCAAGAATTGCCCAGTTGTATGCGTATCTTTACCAAAAAACCAGCAATGATGAGTTGAAGAAAAGATATGAATGGTTACTCAATTGGCTGGCATACAAACAGTTAGACAATGGAGGCTTTCCCGAAGGTATTCCTCCAAACGATTTCACGTTATACACAGCGTTCACGATGGAGCCTCTCAAAGATTTGCCTTTTGAGGGGAAAGATAAAACCCTTAGCTATCTAAAAAGTAGAATAAAGGGAGACTATATAATGACTACACCAAAAGACAAGAAAGGAGACTTATTTGCTGAGGCCCAGATGCTGCCAATTCTCTACGAACTTGGAGTCCTAAATGAGACCACAACAAACAACTTGGTTGAAAAGATTCTTGAAGAGCAGAGAGATGATGGAAGCTGGAAGAAAAGTCTGGGTGGAACTATTGTTACAGCCTTTGGATTAGCAAGATATTATCAACTTAGTGGGGATGAAAGAGTTTTGCCAGCAATTAAGAAAGCCGCTGAGTGGATATCAACATGGCAAGAAGAAAACGGAAGATTCAAAGGAGAGAGCGGTTATGGATACTCAAGAGCAACCTACGCAAATGTTCTTTTTGTATATCATGTTGCTGGCATGAAAGACAAAGAAGAGCAGATGCTCAAAATAATTGAAGAAACCTATGACTTGCAAAAAGAGCCGAGACCTCTACAAGCTACTCTTGACATATTAAGAGCATTAGAGTACAGCTATGGGTTTGAACGTGCATTAAATATACTCGAGAACATTTTAGAACTTCATCCTTTTTAG
- a CDS encoding oligosaccharide repeat unit polymerase family protein: MLTLYVNVFLKDKLYAAELDISRIWTASLVAILFFVFLVAGYLKPVELPAWAYWLILFVLSFALLPYGVIAVAFIFLFSMKYNPFEKHAHIWLIFSIILIVSIYLFKGVPLFNWNLRFELSKILVFLAFLSGVSLVYVNWDIRFKTLAFLVLEMLFFLGTFRSLMLLIFLMYILPFYFEERLTLDKICLAIPVFLLILYLSGSLEGLLVRIGFTFLIFHNLVHVSMPFGFFHGKLLFHSDPRWRVAFMFTLKNCYTYFLFGQPIADFGIFGIVEAYFLGTLLKLSERNVKTAVIVLATLIYAIESGIDAFLLSVLVLFGALYSKTNIETLK, translated from the coding sequence ATGCTCACTCTTTATGTCAATGTGTTTCTTAAGGATAAATTATATGCCGCTGAGCTAGACATATCCAGAATATGGACTGCTTCACTGGTTGCAATTTTATTCTTTGTTTTTCTTGTAGCTGGATATCTAAAGCCTGTTGAGCTTCCTGCTTGGGCTTACTGGTTGATACTTTTTGTGCTGTCTTTTGCTCTCCTGCCCTATGGTGTCATTGCAGTGGCGTTTATCTTCTTGTTCTCAATGAAATACAATCCGTTTGAAAAGCATGCGCACATTTGGTTGATTTTTTCAATAATTCTGATAGTTTCCATTTATCTGTTTAAAGGAGTCCCGCTTTTTAACTGGAATTTAAGATTTGAATTAAGCAAGATCCTTGTGTTTTTAGCTTTTCTAAGTGGGGTCTCGCTAGTTTATGTGAATTGGGATATTAGATTTAAAACTCTGGCTTTTTTGGTTCTTGAAATGTTGTTTTTCCTTGGAACCTTTAGATCGCTTATGCTCCTTATATTCCTAATGTACATTCTACCTTTTTATTTTGAAGAAAGGCTTACATTGGATAAAATCTGCCTCGCTATTCCAGTGTTTTTACTAATTCTTTACCTCAGCGGGAGCTTGGAGGGGTTATTAGTTAGAATTGGCTTTACGTTTTTAATTTTTCATAACTTAGTCCATGTGTCCATGCCCTTTGGATTTTTCCATGGGAAGCTTTTGTTTCACAGCGATCCAAGATGGAGGGTTGCTTTTATGTTTACCCTAAAGAATTGTTACACCTACTTCCTTTTCGGTCAGCCAATAGCAGATTTTGGGATTTTTGGAATAGTGGAAGCTTATTTCTTAGGAACATTACTTAAATTATCCGAAAGAAACGTCAAAACGGCAGTAATTGTTCTTGCAACTCTAATCTATGCCATTGAAAGTGGAATTGATGCATTTCTGCTTTCAGTCTTAGTTCTATTTGGTGCACTTTACTCTAAGACAAATATCGAAACATTAAAATAA